The Breoghania sp. L-A4 sequence GGCAATCCGCACAATGACGTCGACGCGGTCTGGATCCTGTTGCCGCATGACCTTTCAATCGTTCTCGAAATCATGGGCGACATTCCAGCGGCCCGAAAGGCCGATGCCCTCATTCCCGGAAGACCCGGGGACGGCATTATCGCAACCCTGCAGGATGGACCCGGCGATGTTCTGGTCACGTCCGAGGTGTCTGCGTGCCAGCCGGCGTCCCGCCGCTCGGTGACCGTTATCGGCACGCTGGGGACTGCCCAACTCGCCGATTCCTACGACGATTGCCTGCTGACCGTCGCGGCGGCGCCCGGACAAATGGCGACGCCTCAGCGCCTGCCGGTGGGAACAGAGATGCCCCTGCTGCTCGAACTGTCGGCCTTCCTCTCTCATCTCAAAGGAGGCCCCGCACCGCGAAGCTCCGCAGCGGAAGGACTGATGATCGTCGAGCGAATTCATGAACTGAGGCAAATGGCCGGCCTGCGATGAGCGACAACACCCCTCTCTTCGCGATCCTGCTGCCCGTGCACAGGCCGCCGAACATGCTGCGCATTGCGGTCGAAAGCGTGCTTGCGCAAATCGAATCCAGTTTTGAACTTCTGATCGTCTGCGACGGCGCGCCGCGCGAAACCGTAGCCTGCGCCAATGCGTTTGCCGCCCGCGACAAACGCGTCAAGGTGTTCGATTTTGACAAGGGCGAGCGGCATGGCGAGGCGCACCGGCATGCGGCGCTCGCGGATACAACGGCACGCTTCGTGGCGCATATCGGCGACGACGACATCTGGTTTCCAGACCATCTCACGGAATTGTCGGCTCTGCTGGATGATGTCGATTTCGGCAACTTGCTGCAGGCGGAACTGCTGACCGATGGGACTATCGAAGTCCACGTCGGTGACCTGTCCGAACCGCAGACCCGTGATCACATGCTCCTCGACACATGGAATTTCTTCGGCCCTTCCGTGGCCGGTTACCGGATGGCGGCATACAGAAAGCTGGCGCGCGGCTGGAGCCCCGCACCCGAGGACCTGTGGTCCGATCTGCACATGTGGCGAAAATTCCTCGAACGCGACGATCTGACATTTGGCACGCGTTTTTCGGTGCAAGGCATCAAGTTCCCCGCGCATGGCCGCGAGACCATGGGCGTCGGGGAACGGGAAGCTGAAAACGCGCGCGCCGTCCAGATGTTCACCGCACCCAAACGGCGCCGCGACTTTCAGGCGCGGGCATTTCAGGCGCTGTTTCATGCCAGACAGACGATACTCAATGACCAGCTGAACCGCGTCGCTACAGCCCTGGACGGAATCAACGCGTCGCTC is a genomic window containing:
- a CDS encoding glycosyltransferase family 2 protein translates to MSDNTPLFAILLPVHRPPNMLRIAVESVLAQIESSFELLIVCDGAPRETVACANAFAARDKRVKVFDFDKGERHGEAHRHAALADTTARFVAHIGDDDIWFPDHLTELSALLDDVDFGNLLQAELLTDGTIEVHVGDLSEPQTRDHMLLDTWNFFGPSVAGYRMAAYRKLARGWSPAPEDLWSDLHMWRKFLERDDLTFGTRFSVQGIKFPAHGRETMGVGEREAENARAVQMFTAPKRRRDFQARAFQALFHARQTILNDQLNRVATALDGINASLAPLKPAQGLQTPTPGGCAHQSQLPPGSIANTIVKVQSSADSLTEGVDALRANAEAAWRELDTIKSSPLWTLSWPLRRLENFLKNR
- a CDS encoding Gfo/Idh/MocA family oxidoreductase, translated to MTADPADVSIGLVGFGRWGKNIFRDLRCLGVAVHVAVPGPLSQKAALEAGALSAVGDVRDLTGMDGYVVACSTHMHAHVLEILANRQRPIFVEKPMTDNPAAARRLVDMAGDRIFVMDKWRYHPGVVALAQHAKSGALGEILAIRTYRLGWGNPHNDVDAVWILLPHDLSIVLEIMGDIPAARKADALIPGRPGDGIIATLQDGPGDVLVTSEVSACQPASRRSVTVIGTLGTAQLADSYDDCLLTVAAAPGQMATPQRLPVGTEMPLLLELSAFLSHLKGGPAPRSSAAEGLMIVERIHELRQMAGLR